In Sphingobacterium thalpophilum, a genomic segment contains:
- a CDS encoding GH3 auxin-responsive promoter family protein: protein MALLNSIFTWFMKKRIHQIELFMKYPHDVQEEWFQSLIATAEATEWGKKYDYTSILTPEIFKERVPIQDYDDIKGYVDRMIKGEQNILWPSDIKWFAKSSGTTSDRSKFIPVSEEALEECHFQGGKDMLTIYCHNRPENRVFTGKSVVIGGSSQINNFSPDSYYGDLSSILIRNLPFWAEFKRTPNMEVTLNPNFEEKIEQIAQITLKENVTSLAGVPTWNIVMAKRILEITGKDNLLEVWPNLEFYGHGGVSFKPYREQFQKLIPSDNMYYLENYNASEGYFGLQDQSDSEDLLLMLDYGIYYEFLPTERMHEENPSTLRLDQVELGKNYALIISTNAGLWRYKIGDTIKFTSLSPYRFQISGRTKQYINTFGEEVIVDNAEQALAEASKLTQARIKDYTAGPVYFKDAEAGAHEWVIEFEQQPNDFRRFCEILDAKLREINSDYDAKRFKNMALRPPIVHNAPEDTFYKWMKSRGKLGGQNKVPRLSNSREYLDPLLKILAE from the coding sequence ATGGCCTTATTAAACTCCATTTTTACTTGGTTCATGAAAAAAAGAATTCACCAGATTGAACTTTTCATGAAATACCCACACGATGTACAAGAAGAATGGTTTCAGAGTTTAATTGCCACTGCTGAAGCTACGGAATGGGGAAAAAAATACGATTATACAAGTATATTAACGCCCGAAATCTTCAAAGAACGTGTCCCTATACAGGACTATGATGATATTAAGGGCTACGTTGATCGCATGATAAAAGGCGAACAGAATATCCTGTGGCCTTCTGATATCAAATGGTTTGCCAAGTCCTCAGGCACCACATCTGACCGTAGCAAATTTATTCCCGTTAGTGAGGAAGCACTCGAAGAGTGTCACTTCCAGGGCGGTAAAGATATGCTTACAATCTATTGTCATAATAGACCCGAAAATCGCGTATTTACGGGAAAATCTGTTGTTATTGGTGGTTCTTCACAAATCAACAATTTCAGTCCGGATTCCTACTACGGCGATCTTTCATCAATCCTCATCCGTAACCTTCCGTTCTGGGCAGAATTTAAGCGAACGCCCAATATGGAGGTTACTTTAAATCCAAACTTTGAAGAGAAAATTGAACAGATTGCCCAAATTACACTCAAAGAAAACGTAACGAGTCTAGCTGGCGTACCGACATGGAATATTGTTATGGCCAAACGTATTCTTGAGATTACAGGCAAAGACAACCTCTTGGAGGTATGGCCAAATCTAGAGTTTTATGGGCATGGCGGAGTGAGCTTCAAACCTTATCGCGAGCAATTCCAAAAATTGATCCCTTCTGACAATATGTATTATCTAGAGAATTATAATGCCTCAGAAGGATATTTTGGTTTACAAGATCAATCGGATTCGGAAGATCTTCTGCTTATGCTAGATTATGGTATTTATTACGAATTCTTACCTACTGAGCGAATGCACGAAGAAAATCCGTCAACCTTACGTTTGGATCAGGTGGAGCTTGGCAAAAACTATGCATTGATCATTTCAACGAATGCTGGTTTGTGGCGTTATAAAATCGGAGATACCATCAAGTTTACATCATTATCCCCTTATCGTTTTCAGATCTCCGGACGTACCAAACAATACATTAACACCTTTGGCGAAGAGGTTATTGTTGACAACGCCGAACAGGCGCTGGCCGAAGCGAGCAAGTTGACACAGGCACGTATAAAAGATTATACCGCTGGACCTGTCTATTTTAAAGATGCCGAAGCCGGAGCACATGAATGGGTGATAGAATTTGAACAACAACCCAATGATTTTAGGCGTTTTTGTGAAATATTGGATGCTAAACTCCGTGAAATCAATTCGGATTATGACGCCAAACGTTTTAAGAATATGGCCCTACGACCACCTATTGTACACAATGCGCCCGAAGATACGTTCTATAAATGGATGAAATCAAGAGGTAAGCTAGGTGGACAAAATAAGGTTCCAAGATTGAGCAATAGTCGCGAATATCTCGACCCGCTGTTGAAAATACTAGCCGAATAA
- a CDS encoding branched-chain amino acid aminotransferase, whose product MNATENYSIRVEPTQNSRLSQVDFDNLKFGKILSDHMLVANYDDGEWKDVSIVPYGDISISPSMSALHYGQAIFEGIKAYKFADGTVSIFRPDRNWERFNKSAARLQMPEVPEEIFMDGLSKLLDIDRNWIPAKEGSSLYIRPFMFATEAALGVHPSKSYKFIIITGPVGAYYSKAISLKVETYYTRAAEGGVGFSKNAGNYALSLYPTQLANDEGYDQIMWTDASEHKYIEEAGTANLIFRIGDTIITPHGDTILHGVTRRTIMELAEKWGYKAEQRKVSIQELIDGIKAGTVTEAFAAGTAATITDISRIGFEGEDYHLPPVEGREFSNRVLNYLNDLRYGKVEDPFGWNYLVK is encoded by the coding sequence ATGAACGCGACAGAGAACTATTCAATTCGCGTAGAGCCAACTCAAAATTCAAGACTCTCGCAAGTAGATTTCGACAATCTAAAATTCGGAAAGATTTTATCCGACCACATGCTGGTCGCAAACTATGATGACGGTGAATGGAAAGATGTCAGCATCGTCCCTTATGGAGATATCAGTATTAGTCCTTCGATGTCCGCTTTACATTATGGTCAAGCGATCTTTGAAGGAATCAAAGCTTATAAATTTGCAGATGGAACAGTGAGTATCTTCCGTCCGGACAGAAACTGGGAAAGATTCAACAAATCTGCCGCACGGCTTCAAATGCCGGAGGTACCTGAGGAGATTTTTATGGATGGCCTAAGCAAACTATTGGACATCGATCGTAACTGGATCCCGGCAAAAGAAGGTTCATCATTGTACATCCGTCCTTTTATGTTCGCAACAGAAGCAGCATTAGGTGTACACCCTTCAAAGTCATACAAATTTATCATTATCACTGGCCCTGTAGGCGCATATTACAGCAAAGCAATCAGCTTAAAAGTTGAGACCTACTATACGCGTGCAGCAGAAGGTGGTGTTGGCTTTTCTAAAAATGCAGGTAACTATGCATTATCGCTTTACCCTACACAATTGGCCAATGATGAAGGTTATGACCAAATTATGTGGACAGATGCTTCTGAACATAAATATATTGAAGAAGCAGGTACGGCAAACCTTATTTTCCGCATTGGAGATACGATTATTACACCACATGGTGATACAATCTTACACGGTGTAACACGACGTACAATTATGGAATTGGCGGAGAAATGGGGTTATAAAGCCGAGCAGAGAAAGGTATCTATTCAAGAACTAATTGACGGTATTAAAGCCGGTACAGTAACTGAAGCTTTCGCAGCTGGTACTGCAGCCACAATTACGGATATCAGCCGTATCGGTTTTGAAGGAGAAGATTACCACTTGCCACCAGTAGAGGGCCGCGAGTTTTCAAATCGTGTTTTGAATTACCTCAACGACTTGCGCTATGGCAAAGTAGAAGATCCATTCGGATGGAACTATTTAGTAAAGTAA